In Hamadaea flava, a genomic segment contains:
- a CDS encoding TetR/AcrR family transcriptional regulator C-terminal domain-containing protein → MQTPVTSVWTREKRPAKSSNLDRAQIVRETLALLDEEGLDALSMRRLAARLGSGATSVYWHVANKDELLELVLDEVYGEFTVPVGDDLRWRDVVQRYAYSMWDTLIRHPWAVPLIGTRPAIGPNALRSMSRVTSTLTGAGFVRSNIDFAWAAVFSYVLGTVTSEVAYRAMVAKSGGDPQALQLKMRPLLVEAAADHPELIDRYDSYEDEDPAVARALSFDFGLISLLDGLTLRLERQER, encoded by the coding sequence ATGCAGACTCCGGTGACCTCGGTGTGGACGCGCGAGAAGCGGCCCGCCAAGTCCTCGAACCTCGACCGCGCCCAGATCGTCCGGGAGACCCTCGCCCTGCTGGACGAGGAGGGACTCGACGCGTTGAGCATGCGGCGCCTCGCCGCCCGGCTCGGCTCCGGCGCGACCAGCGTCTACTGGCACGTGGCGAACAAGGACGAGCTGCTCGAACTCGTGCTCGACGAGGTCTACGGAGAGTTCACCGTCCCGGTCGGCGACGACCTGCGCTGGCGCGACGTGGTCCAGCGGTACGCGTACTCCATGTGGGACACGCTCATCCGGCATCCGTGGGCCGTCCCCCTCATCGGCACGCGCCCCGCCATCGGGCCGAACGCGCTGCGCTCGATGAGCCGGGTCACCAGCACGCTGACCGGAGCCGGGTTCGTCCGCTCGAACATCGACTTCGCGTGGGCGGCGGTCTTCTCCTACGTGCTCGGCACCGTCACCTCCGAGGTCGCGTACCGGGCGATGGTCGCGAAGTCGGGCGGCGACCCCCAGGCTTTGCAGCTCAAGATGCGGCCGCTGCTCGTCGAGGCCGCGGCCGACCACCCCGAGCTGATCGACCGCTACGACTCCTATGAGGACGAGGACCCGGCGGTGGCGCGGGCGCTCAGCTTCGACTTCGGGCTGATCAGCCTGCTCGACGGGCTGACGCTCCGGCTGGAGCGCCAAGAGCGTTGA
- a CDS encoding Clp protease N-terminal domain-containing protein: MPKINVYLSDELADAVKQANLPISAICQRALEQAVRRVTAMHESLHDEVDLEANVQFSRFTKRAQTIVSLAIDDARADNRPATTADLLAAIVDENENLALRVLRSMDIEPQELSAALAARHARPAEPSDQRYEDALKEALRLAVTEAMGLGHNYVGSEHLLLGLIAEPAGSAGHQLRSAGADLRLTRRAVAAVLAGWAARNESAATPTADVVTALTSAVREQLIPITERLDRLEQRLTP; this comes from the coding sequence ATGCCGAAGATCAACGTCTACCTCTCCGACGAGCTGGCCGACGCGGTGAAGCAGGCCAACCTGCCGATCTCCGCGATCTGCCAGCGCGCCCTGGAGCAGGCGGTCCGGCGGGTCACCGCCATGCACGAATCCCTCCACGACGAGGTGGACCTGGAGGCCAACGTGCAGTTCAGCCGATTCACCAAGCGGGCGCAGACCATCGTCTCGCTCGCCATCGACGACGCGCGGGCCGACAACCGTCCCGCCACGACCGCCGACCTGCTGGCCGCCATCGTCGACGAGAACGAGAACCTCGCGTTGCGCGTACTGCGGTCGATGGACATCGAGCCCCAGGAGCTGAGCGCCGCCCTCGCGGCCCGCCACGCGCGGCCGGCCGAGCCGTCCGACCAGCGGTACGAGGACGCCCTCAAGGAGGCGCTGCGCCTGGCGGTCACCGAGGCCATGGGGCTCGGGCACAACTACGTCGGCTCCGAACACCTGCTGCTCGGCTTGATCGCGGAACCTGCCGGCTCCGCGGGCCATCAGCTCCGCAGCGCGGGCGCCGACCTGCGGCTGACCCGTCGCGCGGTCGCGGCCGTGCTGGCCGGCTGGGCCGCGCGCAACGAGTCCGCGGCCACCCCCACCGCCGACGTGGTCACTGCCTTGACCTCGGCGGTACGCGAACAGCTGATCCCGATCACGGAACGCCTCGACCGCCTGGAACAGCGCCTCACCCCCTGA
- a CDS encoding methylenetetrahydrofolate reductase → MSRDLPRPPLPELLAGGQAGALLFGITPPRSSATPEQISEIAAVTTARLAELDVDGLVLYDIDDESDRNPAERPFPYLPTMDPAAFHAEHLAGWDRPVVIYRCVGKYAEDELRGWLADADPQRVLGVFVGASSSQKAVRTGLPQAQKLRREVRPDLLLGGVAITERYVGGRDEHHRLLAKQADGCTFFISQVVYDVDSTKSMVSDYFYACAEQGVAPRPLLFTLSVCGSLKTLAFLKWLGVGIPRWLENSLRHAPDPLAESYRHCVAAARELSEFCRRLGMPYGFNVESVSIRKVEIEASVALAAEVRTLL, encoded by the coding sequence ATGTCGCGCGATCTACCCCGCCCGCCGCTGCCGGAGTTGCTGGCCGGCGGCCAGGCCGGAGCGCTGCTGTTCGGCATCACTCCGCCGCGCAGCAGCGCGACTCCCGAGCAGATCAGTGAGATCGCCGCGGTGACGACCGCCCGGCTGGCCGAGCTCGACGTCGACGGGCTGGTCCTCTACGACATCGACGACGAGAGCGACCGGAATCCGGCCGAGCGGCCGTTCCCCTACCTGCCGACGATGGATCCCGCCGCGTTCCACGCCGAGCATCTGGCCGGCTGGGATCGTCCGGTCGTGATCTACCGCTGCGTCGGCAAGTACGCCGAGGACGAGTTGCGAGGCTGGCTGGCCGACGCGGACCCGCAGCGCGTACTCGGGGTCTTCGTGGGCGCGTCGTCCAGCCAGAAGGCCGTCCGCACCGGGCTGCCGCAGGCGCAGAAGCTTCGCCGCGAGGTCCGGCCCGATCTGCTCCTGGGCGGCGTCGCCATCACCGAGCGCTACGTCGGCGGCCGCGACGAGCACCACCGGCTGCTGGCCAAGCAGGCCGACGGCTGCACCTTCTTCATCTCGCAGGTCGTCTACGACGTGGACTCGACCAAGAGCATGGTGTCCGACTACTTCTACGCCTGCGCCGAGCAGGGCGTCGCGCCTCGGCCACTGCTGTTCACCCTGTCCGTCTGCGGATCGCTGAAGACGCTGGCCTTCCTGAAATGGCTGGGCGTCGGCATCCCGCGATGGCTGGAGAACTCGCTGCGGCACGCGCCCGATCCCCTCGCGGAGTCCTACCGGCACTGCGTCGCGGCCGCCCGGGAGCTGAGCGAGTTCTGCCGGCGGCTCGGCATGCCGTACGGGTTCAATGTGGAGAGCGTGTCCATCCGCAAGGTCGAGATCGAGGCGTCCGTCGCGCTCGCCGCCGAGGTGCGTACGCTGCTCTGA
- the lexA gene encoding transcriptional repressor LexA, which produces MRHDHGVVLAEDIDTSILTPRQRGILGVIRDWVVRHGYPPTAREIADRVGLSSTSTVAKHLRDLEDRGYLRRGRAATRPVDVRMFLQPTGSDAPDASPPAMVPLLGAIAAGGPILAEEHPEEILALPRELVGRGTLFCLRVRGESMIDAAICDGDIVVVRQQPDAYSGDIVAAMIDGEATVKVYRKRGGHVLLEPQNPAYDVIDGDEAVILGKVVSVMRRV; this is translated from the coding sequence ATACGCCATGATCATGGGGTGGTTCTGGCGGAAGACATCGACACCTCCATCCTCACTCCGCGGCAGCGCGGCATTCTCGGCGTGATCCGGGACTGGGTGGTCCGGCACGGCTATCCGCCGACCGCGCGGGAGATCGCCGACCGCGTCGGACTCAGCTCTACGTCCACGGTCGCGAAGCACCTGCGGGACCTGGAGGACCGCGGGTATCTGCGACGCGGCCGCGCGGCCACCCGGCCCGTCGACGTCCGGATGTTCCTGCAGCCCACCGGGTCAGACGCGCCGGACGCGTCGCCGCCCGCGATGGTGCCGCTGCTCGGCGCGATCGCCGCGGGCGGCCCGATCCTGGCCGAGGAACACCCCGAGGAGATCCTCGCGCTGCCCCGCGAGCTGGTCGGCCGGGGCACGCTGTTCTGCCTCCGGGTCCGCGGCGAGTCCATGATCGACGCGGCCATCTGCGACGGCGACATCGTGGTGGTACGCCAGCAGCCCGACGCGTACAGCGGAGACATCGTCGCCGCGATGATCGACGGCGAGGCGACCGTGAAGGTCTATCGCAAGCGGGGCGGCCATGTTCTGCTGGAACCGCAGAATCCGGCGTACGACGTGATCGACGGCGACGAGGCCGTCATCCTCGGCAAGGTCGTGTCCGTCATGCGGCGGGTCTGA
- a CDS encoding septum formation family protein, with protein MRKSAAVVVAMALAATLAGCGTVGGDGDLADDWRPMPSAAAFVPELGCHTGAVAENASRKDYAVVECAESHVSETIYVGQLSGAIANEKSLPLATNPALAGAYTECSGRADQLLGSSWLDFLLELRLILPTAEAWLGGARWYGCDLLQPTSYEDETYSKRDAALKPDSALRMGCYQTKVNGSTADLTEIACASTHNTEYVGSFVATATQPPVSKDDWQALHDRCMGLVAKYVGVSYSQADDRYLDVAGTASENFAAGRKGVRCFLWLRNAKMAGSAKGRKTAVPRYK; from the coding sequence ATGAGGAAGAGCGCCGCAGTGGTGGTGGCGATGGCACTGGCGGCGACGCTGGCGGGCTGCGGCACGGTGGGCGGCGACGGGGACCTCGCCGACGACTGGCGCCCGATGCCGTCGGCCGCAGCGTTCGTGCCGGAGCTGGGTTGCCACACCGGAGCGGTCGCGGAGAACGCCTCCCGGAAGGACTACGCCGTCGTCGAGTGCGCCGAGTCCCACGTGTCGGAGACGATCTACGTAGGGCAGTTGTCGGGCGCGATCGCGAACGAGAAGTCCCTGCCGCTGGCGACGAACCCGGCGCTGGCGGGTGCGTACACGGAGTGCTCGGGGCGGGCCGATCAACTCCTCGGCTCCTCGTGGCTCGACTTCCTGCTGGAGCTGCGGCTGATCCTGCCGACGGCGGAGGCGTGGCTGGGCGGCGCCCGCTGGTACGGCTGCGACCTGCTGCAACCGACGTCGTACGAGGACGAGACATATTCGAAGCGCGACGCGGCCCTCAAACCGGACTCGGCGCTCCGCATGGGCTGCTACCAGACGAAGGTCAACGGCAGCACGGCCGACCTGACCGAGATCGCCTGCGCTAGCACGCACAACACGGAGTACGTCGGCTCCTTCGTGGCGACCGCGACGCAGCCCCCGGTGTCCAAGGACGACTGGCAGGCGCTCCACGACCGGTGCATGGGCCTGGTGGCGAAGTACGTCGGAGTGTCCTACTCGCAGGCCGACGACCGGTACCTCGACGTTGCGGGCACGGCCTCGGAGAACTTCGCCGCCGGGCGCAAGGGCGTACGGTGCTTCCTCTGGCTGCGGAACGCCAAGATGGCTGGTTCGGCCAAGGGCCGCAAGACGGCGGTGCCGCGCTACAAGTGA
- a CDS encoding ABC transporter permease: MSGLSKVVRSGVGRRRVQTAVVGLATFMAVAAAVLAGSLLVVSTAPFDRGFAEQHGAHLSALFDGSRATEAQTAATASASGVAESSGPFQVVTQTPRFGGSGDQGGHELQPLTIAGRAQPASGVDKVSLSDGHWPTSATEIVLTDQIPLDTKLTFEALPGSPTFIVVGHARSVSRTADAWVLPAAIASLTPAGAKPEYQMLYRFTTAATASDMDTAKAAIAAAAPGESLLGSQSWLTVKEGADRTAALFVPFLIAFGLLGLIMAILSVGGVVAGAVSAATFRIGVLKAIGFTPAQVVRAYVLQALIPAAVGVVLGVVAGNLLAIPVLAESDEVYETAPSAVQPWVDVLVVVAALVIVALTALIAAAKAGRLRTVDALAVGRAPAAGRGRFAASLASRLPLPRPVSLGLAQPFARPARMAAMLATVIFGAASVALAIGLTASLTLVETARSHDKAQILVGPFMMGPPEGAEQSGPPPINQGPPPGPFDAGGPDPAAVTSAIAGVTGTKESYGLLTAPATVAGITGEVDVLAYRGDPRWAGFEMTEGRWYAGAGEAILPTPMLTATGAKIGDTITVTVNNFHIPVRVVGEIFSTQNNGMQVFTDIATLTSVMPQVTPSEYYVGLTEGTDANAYATSLETALKPFGFHANVNPGGNSSTLAALNALTALLTVMLVAVAALGVLNAVVLQTRERVRELGVHKAIGMTPKQAVTVVLASVVVIGLVGGIAGVPAGMALHGVMVPAMGDSAGVRLPPALLDVYQPWLMGLLALGGLVIAIVGALLPAGWAARIRTATALRTE; this comes from the coding sequence GTGAGCGGACTCAGCAAGGTCGTGCGCTCCGGGGTGGGCCGCCGCCGGGTGCAGACGGCCGTCGTCGGGCTGGCCACGTTCATGGCGGTCGCGGCGGCGGTGCTGGCCGGGTCGCTGCTCGTGGTGTCGACCGCTCCGTTCGACCGGGGGTTCGCCGAGCAGCACGGCGCCCACCTGAGCGCCCTCTTCGACGGGTCCAGGGCGACCGAGGCCCAGACGGCGGCCACGGCGAGCGCGTCCGGCGTCGCCGAGAGCTCGGGACCTTTCCAGGTCGTGACCCAGACGCCCCGGTTCGGTGGCAGCGGGGACCAAGGCGGGCACGAGCTGCAACCGTTGACGATCGCCGGGCGGGCCCAGCCGGCCTCCGGCGTAGACAAGGTGTCGCTCAGCGACGGGCACTGGCCCACCTCGGCCACTGAGATCGTGCTGACCGACCAGATCCCGCTGGACACGAAGCTGACCTTCGAGGCGCTGCCCGGCAGCCCGACGTTCATCGTCGTCGGGCACGCCCGGTCGGTCAGCCGGACCGCCGACGCGTGGGTGCTGCCGGCCGCCATCGCCTCGCTGACCCCGGCCGGGGCGAAACCGGAATACCAGATGCTCTACCGGTTCACGACGGCCGCCACAGCGTCCGACATGGACACCGCGAAGGCGGCGATCGCCGCGGCCGCGCCGGGCGAATCGCTGCTCGGCAGCCAGTCCTGGCTGACCGTCAAGGAGGGGGCCGACCGCACCGCCGCGTTGTTCGTGCCGTTCCTGATCGCCTTCGGGCTCCTCGGGCTGATCATGGCGATCCTGAGCGTCGGTGGCGTGGTCGCCGGGGCGGTGAGTGCGGCGACCTTCCGGATCGGGGTGCTGAAGGCCATCGGCTTCACTCCGGCCCAAGTCGTCCGGGCGTACGTGTTGCAGGCGCTCATTCCGGCTGCGGTCGGCGTCGTCCTCGGCGTCGTCGCGGGCAACCTGCTGGCCATCCCGGTGCTCGCCGAGTCGGACGAGGTCTACGAGACCGCCCCGTCGGCGGTGCAGCCCTGGGTCGACGTCCTGGTGGTGGTCGCGGCGCTCGTCATCGTGGCGCTGACCGCGCTGATCGCCGCGGCGAAGGCCGGGCGGCTGCGTACCGTGGACGCGCTCGCGGTCGGGCGAGCACCGGCTGCCGGCCGCGGCCGGTTCGCCGCCTCGCTCGCGTCCCGGCTGCCGTTGCCGCGTCCGGTCAGCCTCGGGCTGGCCCAGCCGTTCGCCCGGCCCGCCCGGATGGCGGCGATGCTCGCCACGGTGATCTTCGGGGCGGCCTCGGTCGCGCTGGCCATCGGCCTGACCGCGTCACTCACCCTGGTCGAGACCGCTCGCTCGCACGACAAGGCCCAGATCCTCGTCGGGCCGTTCATGATGGGACCGCCCGAAGGCGCAGAGCAGTCCGGCCCGCCGCCGATCAACCAGGGGCCGCCGCCCGGCCCGTTCGACGCGGGCGGCCCCGATCCCGCCGCGGTGACCTCGGCGATCGCCGGAGTGACCGGCACCAAGGAAAGCTACGGCTTACTGACCGCGCCCGCGACGGTCGCCGGCATCACCGGCGAGGTCGACGTGCTCGCGTACCGGGGTGACCCGCGGTGGGCCGGCTTCGAGATGACCGAGGGCCGCTGGTACGCGGGCGCCGGCGAGGCGATCCTGCCGACGCCGATGCTGACGGCGACCGGGGCGAAGATCGGCGACACGATCACGGTGACGGTGAACAACTTCCACATCCCCGTACGCGTCGTCGGCGAGATCTTCTCGACGCAGAACAACGGGATGCAGGTCTTCACCGACATCGCCACGCTCACGTCGGTCATGCCGCAGGTGACTCCGTCGGAGTACTACGTCGGTTTGACCGAGGGCACCGACGCGAACGCGTACGCCACCTCGCTGGAGACGGCGTTGAAGCCGTTCGGCTTCCACGCCAACGTCAACCCGGGGGGCAACAGCAGCACCCTCGCCGCCCTCAACGCCCTGACCGCGCTGTTGACCGTGATGCTCGTCGCCGTGGCGGCGCTCGGCGTGCTCAACGCGGTCGTCCTGCAGACCCGGGAACGCGTACGCGAACTCGGGGTGCACAAGGCGATCGGGATGACCCCGAAGCAGGCCGTCACCGTGGTGCTCGCCTCGGTCGTCGTGATCGGGCTCGTCGGCGGCATCGCCGGGGTGCCCGCCGGAATGGCGTTGCACGGCGTCATGGTGCCCGCGATGGGCGACAGCGCGGGCGTACGCCTGCCTCCGGCGCTCCTGGACGTCTATCAGCCCTGGCTGATGGGGCTGCTGGCGCTGGGCGGTCTGGTCATCGCGATCGTCGGCGCGCTGCTGCCGGCCGGGTGGGCGGCGCGGATCCGGACGGCGACCGCTTTGCGTACCGAGTAG
- a CDS encoding ABC transporter ATP-binding protein: protein MAVIELRGVSRRYDQGPPALDDVTLTVEPGEAVAILGPSGSGKSTMLNLIAGLDRPDAGTVSVADVRLDKLGEAATARYRRAHVGMIFQFFNLLDDLTVADNVVLPAQLAGMSRSEARKRAATLLEALGIGRHSGAYPGRLSGGQRQRVAVARALMNKPTLLLADEPTGALDSASGDDVRKLLTELNGEGQTLVLVTHDESLAAACATRTVRLVDGRIDSDTRTRMGAAR from the coding sequence ATGGCTGTGATCGAACTGCGCGGCGTCAGCCGCCGGTACGACCAGGGACCGCCCGCGCTCGACGACGTGACGCTGACCGTCGAGCCGGGCGAGGCGGTCGCCATCCTCGGCCCGTCCGGCAGTGGCAAGTCGACGATGCTGAATCTGATCGCCGGGCTCGACCGGCCCGACGCGGGGACGGTGTCGGTCGCCGACGTCCGGCTGGACAAACTGGGCGAAGCGGCCACGGCTCGGTATCGGCGCGCGCACGTCGGGATGATCTTCCAGTTCTTCAACCTGCTCGACGACCTGACCGTCGCCGACAACGTCGTCCTGCCCGCGCAGTTGGCCGGGATGAGCCGGTCGGAGGCCCGCAAGCGGGCGGCCACCCTGCTGGAGGCGCTCGGCATCGGCCGCCACTCGGGGGCGTACCCGGGACGGCTGTCGGGCGGCCAGCGTCAGCGGGTCGCGGTCGCCCGCGCGCTGATGAACAAGCCGACGCTGCTGCTCGCCGACGAGCCGACCGGCGCCCTCGACAGCGCCTCCGGCGACGACGTACGCAAGCTGCTCACCGAGCTGAACGGGGAGGGGCAGACCCTCGTCCTCGTCACCCACGACGAGTCGCTGGCCGCCGCGTGCGCCACGCGTACGGTCCGGTTGGTGGACGGACGGATCGACTCCGACACCCGCACCCGGATGGGAGCCGCGCGGTGA
- a CDS encoding sensor histidine kinase, with protein sequence MAEPPERELMERVRALLRPSGPAWPMTARNQLFDIALALVCAFGGLDYVFDKVSDEPAFLGADGVMHLRQEGPNRGGLIFVTLLACVILTQRRRYPLAVLWIIAALTVPVIDYVPRVCYYGCVIAAYSAAAYSRYRVPTFASVGVLAFLTWRSTSQGMPSVPDQYVGIVVLAMLVLAGLALRLWRAQSDESRRRLAAADEERATALRRAVESERSRIARELHDVVTHNVSVMVIQAGAARRTLDISPAQSRQALLAVEGAGRTAMAELRHVMGLLAPASGEAPDLAPQPGLDQLETLVGRVRDTGMPVALSVTGTARAVASGEALAAYRVVQEALTNAVKHASGGAATVSVHYGEEELSIEVTDTGGRASGDGGSGRGLLGLRERLAVYGGTLRTGPLLTGDGWRVTAVIPMSTP encoded by the coding sequence GTGGCGGAACCCCCGGAGCGTGAGCTGATGGAGCGCGTACGCGCCCTGCTGCGGCCCAGCGGGCCGGCGTGGCCGATGACGGCGCGCAACCAGCTCTTCGACATCGCGCTCGCGCTGGTCTGCGCGTTCGGCGGGCTGGACTACGTCTTCGACAAGGTCTCCGACGAGCCGGCCTTCCTCGGCGCGGACGGCGTGATGCATCTTCGCCAGGAGGGCCCGAACCGGGGCGGTCTGATCTTCGTCACCCTGCTGGCCTGCGTCATCCTGACGCAGCGGCGACGGTACCCGCTGGCCGTGCTCTGGATCATCGCCGCACTGACCGTCCCGGTCATCGACTACGTGCCCCGGGTCTGCTACTACGGCTGCGTGATCGCGGCCTACAGCGCGGCCGCGTACAGCCGCTATCGGGTGCCGACGTTCGCCAGCGTCGGCGTGCTGGCCTTCCTGACCTGGCGCTCCACCAGCCAAGGCATGCCGTCCGTGCCGGATCAGTACGTCGGCATCGTCGTGCTGGCGATGCTGGTGCTCGCGGGACTCGCCCTGCGACTCTGGCGAGCTCAGAGCGACGAGAGCCGGCGCCGACTCGCCGCCGCCGACGAGGAACGGGCCACCGCCCTGCGCCGGGCGGTCGAGTCGGAGCGGTCCCGGATCGCCCGGGAACTGCACGACGTGGTCACCCACAACGTCAGCGTCATGGTCATCCAGGCCGGGGCGGCCCGGCGTACCCTCGACATCTCGCCGGCGCAGTCCCGGCAGGCGCTGCTGGCGGTCGAGGGCGCCGGGCGTACCGCGATGGCGGAGTTGCGGCACGTCATGGGGTTGCTCGCGCCGGCCTCCGGCGAGGCCCCCGACCTCGCCCCGCAGCCCGGTCTCGACCAGTTGGAGACCTTGGTCGGCCGGGTCCGGGACACCGGGATGCCGGTCGCCCTCTCGGTCACCGGCACGGCGCGCGCCGTCGCCAGCGGCGAGGCGCTCGCGGCGTACCGGGTGGTGCAGGAGGCGCTGACCAACGCGGTCAAGCACGCCTCAGGCGGCGCGGCCACCGTCTCGGTCCACTATGGAGAAGAGGAGCTCAGCATCGAGGTCACCGACACCGGCGGCCGGGCATCGGGCGACGGCGGCTCCGGCCGCGGCCTGCTCGGCCTCCGCGAACGTCTCGCGGTCTACGGCGGAACCCTGCGGACCGGGCCGCTGCTCACCGGCGACGGGTGGCGGGTCACCGCCGTCATTCCCATGAGTACGCCATGA
- a CDS encoding response regulator, translating into MSAPRVVIADDQALVRAGFRMILASDGIEVVAEAVNGVEAVQAVRRTRPDVVLMDIRMPEMDGLEATRRILTGDSPDQPRVVILTTFDLDQYVYAALAAGASGFLLKDVTPEQLVASVRLVRAGDALLAPSITRRLVDRFARRDSPAATAHRDLATLTPRELEVLTLIAHGHTNAELAGQLHLSEATVKTHVARILGKLGLRDRVQAVILAYETGIVGPGRTESE; encoded by the coding sequence ATGAGCGCCCCCCGCGTCGTCATCGCCGACGATCAAGCACTGGTACGCGCCGGGTTCCGGATGATCCTCGCCTCCGACGGGATCGAGGTGGTGGCCGAGGCGGTGAACGGGGTCGAGGCGGTGCAGGCCGTCCGGCGTACGCGCCCGGACGTGGTGCTCATGGACATCCGGATGCCGGAGATGGACGGGCTGGAGGCCACCCGGCGCATCCTGACCGGCGACAGTCCGGACCAGCCGCGCGTGGTGATCCTGACGACCTTCGACCTCGACCAGTACGTGTACGCGGCGCTGGCCGCCGGGGCGAGCGGCTTCCTCCTCAAGGACGTGACGCCGGAGCAACTGGTCGCCTCGGTACGCCTGGTGCGGGCGGGCGACGCGCTGCTCGCCCCGAGCATCACCCGCCGTCTCGTGGACCGGTTCGCCCGCCGGGACTCCCCGGCCGCCACGGCCCACCGGGACCTGGCCACGTTGACGCCACGGGAGTTGGAGGTGCTGACCCTGATCGCGCACGGCCACACCAACGCCGAGTTGGCCGGGCAGCTGCACCTGTCGGAGGCGACCGTGAAGACGCACGTCGCCCGGATCCTCGGAAAACTCGGTTTACGCGACCGCGTGCAGGCCGTCATCCTCGCGTACGAAACGGGGATCGTCGGCCCCGGCCGGACCGAAAGCGAGTGA
- a CDS encoding NAD(+)/NADH kinase — MISRIGLVVHGGREQAAITAAQVRAWAGEHGIPCVEVDVWNAAPGDGRLHSAEEAARAGHPDLIVTIGGDGTFLRGVRVAMHADALVLGVSVGRVGFLTEVRPQDVVAALDAVYAGHVEVEERLTLTMRASRPLAIPPDIKSYLKFGRGPMLPPPEPRLGTPEEVGWGVALDITALNDVVFEKLARDRLASVAVYVSGRHFASYSADALVVASPTGSTAYSFAAGGPVVSPGIDALVFTPVAPHMAFNRSILLDARRERVGVLVLERSGRVAVTVDGQLRGVLEPGDWVSVYAAPRSARLARVGEFSFLGRVRDRFGLADAAAALADGEAPAVYRPTEPIPPDLQHPGPWADVP; from the coding sequence ATGATTAGCCGGATCGGGCTGGTCGTACACGGTGGACGGGAGCAGGCCGCGATCACCGCCGCTCAGGTCCGCGCCTGGGCGGGGGAGCACGGCATACCGTGTGTCGAGGTCGACGTGTGGAACGCGGCCCCCGGGGACGGGCGGCTGCACAGCGCCGAGGAGGCGGCCCGCGCCGGGCACCCCGACCTCATCGTCACCATCGGCGGCGACGGCACCTTCCTCCGCGGCGTACGCGTCGCGATGCACGCCGACGCCTTGGTGCTCGGCGTCAGCGTCGGCCGGGTCGGCTTCCTCACCGAGGTACGCCCCCAGGACGTCGTCGCGGCGCTCGACGCGGTGTATGCGGGGCACGTCGAGGTGGAGGAGCGGCTGACGTTGACGATGCGCGCCTCGCGCCCGTTGGCGATCCCGCCCGACATCAAGTCCTACCTGAAGTTCGGCAGGGGGCCGATGCTCCCGCCGCCCGAGCCGCGCCTCGGTACGCCGGAAGAGGTCGGCTGGGGCGTCGCGCTCGACATCACCGCCCTCAACGACGTCGTCTTCGAGAAGCTGGCGCGCGACCGGCTGGCCAGCGTCGCCGTCTACGTCAGCGGCCGCCATTTCGCGTCGTACTCGGCCGACGCCCTGGTGGTCGCGTCGCCGACGGGGTCGACGGCGTACAGCTTCGCGGCGGGCGGGCCGGTGGTGTCACCCGGCATCGACGCCCTGGTCTTCACCCCGGTCGCCCCGCACATGGCGTTCAACCGCAGCATCCTGCTGGACGCCCGGCGGGAGCGCGTCGGCGTACTGGTGCTCGAACGGTCCGGCCGGGTTGCGGTCACAGTGGACGGTCAGCTGCGTGGCGTGCTCGAACCCGGCGACTGGGTCTCCGTGTACGCCGCACCCCGGTCCGCCCGGCTGGCCCGGGTCGGCGAGTTCTCCTTCTTGGGCCGCGTACGCGACCGTTTCGGGCTCGCCGACGCGGCGGCGGCGTTGGCCGACGGTGAGGCGCCGGCCGTCTACCGGCCCACCGAGCCCATCCCGCCGGACCTGCAGCATCCCGGTCCCTGGGCGGACGTTCCCTAA